From one Callithrix jacchus isolate 240 chromosome 2, calJac240_pri, whole genome shotgun sequence genomic stretch:
- the ACHE gene encoding acetylcholinesterase isoform X5 translates to MLGLVMSCPDRTLMTNVRGHLSENQRRPTRGGSRSFHCRSGVRPRPTALRVPPRWPAFSADAACPAAMRPPRCPLHMPSLASPLLLLLLWLLGGGMGAEGREDAELLVTVRGGRLRGIRLKAPGGPVSAFLGIPFAEPPVGPRRFLPPEPKQPWPGVLDATTFQSVCYQYVDTLYPGFEGTEMWNPNRELSEDCLYLNVWTPHPRPTSPAPVLVWIYGGGFYSGASSLDVYDGRFLVQAERTVLVSMNYRVGAFGFLALPGSREAPGNVGLLDQRLALQWVQENVAAFGGDPTSVTLFGESAGAASVGMHLLSPPSRGLFHRAVLQSGTPNGPWATVGVGEARRRATLLAHYVGCPPGGTGGNDTELVACLRARPAQDLVKHEWHVLPQESVFRFSFVPVVDGDFLSDTPEALINVGDFHGLQVLVGVVKDEGSYFLVYGAPGFSKDNESLISRAQFLEGVRVGVPQVSDLAAEAVVLHYTDWLHPEDPARLREALSDVVGDHNVVCPVAQLAGRLATQGAQVYAYVFEHRASTLSWPLWMGVPHGYEIEFIFGIPLDPSRNYTAEEKIFAKRLMQYWANFARTGDPNEPRDPKAPQWPLYTAGAQQYVSLDLRPLEVRQGLRAQACAFWNRFLPKLLSATDTLDEAERQWKAEFHRWSSYMVHWKNQFDHYSKQDRCSDL, encoded by the exons CAGACGCCGCCTGCCCTGCAGCCATGAGGCCCCCGCGGTGTCCCCTGCACATGCCTTCCCTGGCTTCCccactccttctcctcctcctctggctcCTGGGAGGAGGGATGGGGGCTGAGGGCCGGGAGGATGCAGAGCTGCTGGTGACAGTACGTGGGGGCCGGCTGCGGGGCATTCGCCTGAAGGCCCCTGGGGGCCCCGTCTCTGCTTTCCTGGGCATCCCCTTTGCGGAGCCACCTGTGGGACCCCGTCGCTTTCTGCCACCGGAGCCCAAGCAGCCCTGGCCAGGGGTGCTGGACGCTACAACCTTCCAGAGTGTCTGCTACCAATATGTGGATACCCTGTACCCGGGTTTTGAGGGCACTGAGATGTGGAACCCCAACCGTGAGCTGAGCGAGGACTGCCTCTACCTCAACGTGTGGACGCCACACCCCCGGCCTACATCCCCTGCCCCTGTCCTCGTCTGGATCTATGGGGGTGGCTTCTACAGTGGGGCCTCCTCCCTGGACGTATACGATGGCCGCTTCTTGGTGCAGGCCGAGAGAACTGTGCTGGTGTCCATGAACTACCGGGTGGGAGCCTTTGGCTTCCTGGCCCTGCCGGGGAGCCGAGAGGCCCCGGGCAATGTGGGTCTGCTGGATCAGAGGCTGGCCCTGCAGTGGGTGCAGGAGAACGTGGCAGCCTTCGGGGGGGACCCAACATCAGTGACACTGTTTGGGGAGAGCGCGGGTGCCGCCTCGGTGGGCATGCACCTGCTGTCCCCACCTAGTCGGGGCCTGTTCCACAGGGCCGTGCTGCAGAGTGGTACCCCCAATGGGCCCTGGGCCACGGTGGGTGTGGGAGAGGCCCGCCGCAGGGCCACGCTGCTGGCCCACTATGTGGGCTGTCCACCTGGCGGCACAGGTGGGAATGACACAGAGCTAGTAGCCTGCCTTCGGGCACGACCAGCGCAGGACCTGGTGAAACACGAATGGCACGTGCTGCCTCAAGAAAGCGTCTTTCGATTCTCCTTCGTGCCTGTGGTGGATGGAGACTTCCTCAGTGACACCCCAGAGGCCCTCATCAACGTTGGCGACTTTCATGGCCTGCAG GTGCTGGTGGGTGTGGTGAAGGATGAGGGCTCGTATTTTCTGGTTTACGGGGCCCCAGGCTTCAGCAAAGACAACGAGTCTCTCATCAGCCGGGCCCAGTTCCTGGAAGGGGTGCGGGTCGGGGTCCCCCAGGTAAGTGACCTGGCGGCCGAGGCTGTGGTCCTGCATTACACAGACTGGCTGCATCCTGAGGACCCGGCGCGCCTGAGGGAGGCCCTGAGTGATGTAGTGGGCGACCACAATGTCGTGTGCCCCGTGGCCCAGCTGGCTGGGCGACTGGCCACCCAGGGTGCCCAGGTCTACGCCTACGTCTTTGAACACCGTGCCTCTACGCTCTCCTGGCCCTTGTGGATGGGGGTGCCCCACGGCTACGAGATCGAGTTCATCTTTGGGATCCCCCTGGACCCCTCTCGAAACTACACCGcagaggagaaaatctttgccAAGCGACTGATGCAATACTGGGCCAACTTCGCCCGCACAGG GGACCCCAATGAGCCCCGAGACCCCAAGGCCCCGCAGTGGCCCCTGTACACAGCGGGGGCGCAGCAGTATGTGAGCCTGGACCTACGGCCACTGGAGGTGCGGCAGGGGCTGCGCGCCCAGGCCTGTGCCTTCTGGAACCGCTTCCTCCCCAAATTGCTCAGCGCCACCG ACACCCTCGACGAAGCGGAGCGCCAGTGGAAGGCCGAGTTCCACCGCTGGAGCTCCTACATGGTGCACTGGAAGAACCAGTTCGACCACTACAGCAAGCAGGATCGCTGCTCAGATCTGTGA
- the ACHE gene encoding acetylcholinesterase isoform X4, producing MRPPRCPLHMPSLASPLLLLLLWLLGGGMGAEGREDAELLVTVRGGRLRGIRLKAPGGPVSAFLGIPFAEPPVGPRRFLPPEPKQPWPGVLDATTFQSVCYQYVDTLYPGFEGTEMWNPNRELSEDCLYLNVWTPHPRPTSPAPVLVWIYGGGFYSGASSLDVYDGRFLVQAERTVLVSMNYRVGAFGFLALPGSREAPGNVGLLDQRLALQWVQENVAAFGGDPTSVTLFGESAGAASVGMHLLSPPSRGLFHRAVLQSGTPNGPWATVGVGEARRRATLLAHYVGCPPGGTGGNDTELVACLRARPAQDLVKHEWHVLPQESVFRFSFVPVVDGDFLSDTPEALINVGDFHGLQVLVGVVKDEGSYFLVYGAPGFSKDNESLISRAQFLEGVRVGVPQVSDLAAEAVVLHYTDWLHPEDPARLREALSDVVGDHNVVCPVAQLAGRLATQGAQVYAYVFEHRASTLSWPLWMGVPHGYEIEFIFGIPLDPSRNYTAEEKIFAKRLMQYWANFARTGDPNEPRDPKAPQWPLYTAGAQQYVSLDLRPLEVRQGLRAQACAFWNRFLPKLLSATDTLDEAERQWKAEFHRWSSYMVHWKNQFDHYSKQDRCSDL from the exons ATGAGGCCCCCGCGGTGTCCCCTGCACATGCCTTCCCTGGCTTCCccactccttctcctcctcctctggctcCTGGGAGGAGGGATGGGGGCTGAGGGCCGGGAGGATGCAGAGCTGCTGGTGACAGTACGTGGGGGCCGGCTGCGGGGCATTCGCCTGAAGGCCCCTGGGGGCCCCGTCTCTGCTTTCCTGGGCATCCCCTTTGCGGAGCCACCTGTGGGACCCCGTCGCTTTCTGCCACCGGAGCCCAAGCAGCCCTGGCCAGGGGTGCTGGACGCTACAACCTTCCAGAGTGTCTGCTACCAATATGTGGATACCCTGTACCCGGGTTTTGAGGGCACTGAGATGTGGAACCCCAACCGTGAGCTGAGCGAGGACTGCCTCTACCTCAACGTGTGGACGCCACACCCCCGGCCTACATCCCCTGCCCCTGTCCTCGTCTGGATCTATGGGGGTGGCTTCTACAGTGGGGCCTCCTCCCTGGACGTATACGATGGCCGCTTCTTGGTGCAGGCCGAGAGAACTGTGCTGGTGTCCATGAACTACCGGGTGGGAGCCTTTGGCTTCCTGGCCCTGCCGGGGAGCCGAGAGGCCCCGGGCAATGTGGGTCTGCTGGATCAGAGGCTGGCCCTGCAGTGGGTGCAGGAGAACGTGGCAGCCTTCGGGGGGGACCCAACATCAGTGACACTGTTTGGGGAGAGCGCGGGTGCCGCCTCGGTGGGCATGCACCTGCTGTCCCCACCTAGTCGGGGCCTGTTCCACAGGGCCGTGCTGCAGAGTGGTACCCCCAATGGGCCCTGGGCCACGGTGGGTGTGGGAGAGGCCCGCCGCAGGGCCACGCTGCTGGCCCACTATGTGGGCTGTCCACCTGGCGGCACAGGTGGGAATGACACAGAGCTAGTAGCCTGCCTTCGGGCACGACCAGCGCAGGACCTGGTGAAACACGAATGGCACGTGCTGCCTCAAGAAAGCGTCTTTCGATTCTCCTTCGTGCCTGTGGTGGATGGAGACTTCCTCAGTGACACCCCAGAGGCCCTCATCAACGTTGGCGACTTTCATGGCCTGCAG GTGCTGGTGGGTGTGGTGAAGGATGAGGGCTCGTATTTTCTGGTTTACGGGGCCCCAGGCTTCAGCAAAGACAACGAGTCTCTCATCAGCCGGGCCCAGTTCCTGGAAGGGGTGCGGGTCGGGGTCCCCCAGGTAAGTGACCTGGCGGCCGAGGCTGTGGTCCTGCATTACACAGACTGGCTGCATCCTGAGGACCCGGCGCGCCTGAGGGAGGCCCTGAGTGATGTAGTGGGCGACCACAATGTCGTGTGCCCCGTGGCCCAGCTGGCTGGGCGACTGGCCACCCAGGGTGCCCAGGTCTACGCCTACGTCTTTGAACACCGTGCCTCTACGCTCTCCTGGCCCTTGTGGATGGGGGTGCCCCACGGCTACGAGATCGAGTTCATCTTTGGGATCCCCCTGGACCCCTCTCGAAACTACACCGcagaggagaaaatctttgccAAGCGACTGATGCAATACTGGGCCAACTTCGCCCGCACAGG GGACCCCAATGAGCCCCGAGACCCCAAGGCCCCGCAGTGGCCCCTGTACACAGCGGGGGCGCAGCAGTATGTGAGCCTGGACCTACGGCCACTGGAGGTGCGGCAGGGGCTGCGCGCCCAGGCCTGTGCCTTCTGGAACCGCTTCCTCCCCAAATTGCTCAGCGCCACCG ACACCCTCGACGAAGCGGAGCGCCAGTGGAAGGCCGAGTTCCACCGCTGGAGCTCCTACATGGTGCACTGGAAGAACCAGTTCGACCACTACAGCAAGCAGGATCGCTGCTCAGATCTGTGA
- the ACHE gene encoding acetylcholinesterase isoform X2, producing MRPPRCPLHMPSLASPLLLLLLWLLGGGMGAEGREDAELLVTVRGGRLRGIRLKAPGGPVSAFLGIPFAEPPVGPRRFLPPEPKQPWPGVLDATTFQSVCYQYVDTLYPGFEGTEMWNPNRELSEDCLYLNVWTPHPRPTSPAPVLVWIYGGGFYSGASSLDVYDGRFLVQAERTVLVSMNYRVGAFGFLALPGSREAPGNVGLLDQRLALQWVQENVAAFGGDPTSVTLFGESAGAASVGMHLLSPPSRGLFHRAVLQSGTPNGPWATVGVGEARRRATLLAHYVGCPPGGTGGNDTELVACLRARPAQDLVKHEWHVLPQESVFRFSFVPVVDGDFLSDTPEALINVGDFHGLQPLSIHGSRSVTVHLSGSLSVHLFLSTCPSTPVPPSHPPLPHPQVLVGVVKDEGSYFLVYGAPGFSKDNESLISRAQFLEGVRVGVPQVSDLAAEAVVLHYTDWLHPEDPARLREALSDVVGDHNVVCPVAQLAGRLATQGAQVYAYVFEHRASTLSWPLWMGVPHGYEIEFIFGIPLDPSRNYTAEEKIFAKRLMQYWANFARTGDPNEPRDPKAPQWPLYTAGAQQYVSLDLRPLEVRQGLRAQACAFWNRFLPKLLSATDTLDEAERQWKAEFHRWSSYMVHWKNQFDHYSKQDRCSDL from the exons ATGAGGCCCCCGCGGTGTCCCCTGCACATGCCTTCCCTGGCTTCCccactccttctcctcctcctctggctcCTGGGAGGAGGGATGGGGGCTGAGGGCCGGGAGGATGCAGAGCTGCTGGTGACAGTACGTGGGGGCCGGCTGCGGGGCATTCGCCTGAAGGCCCCTGGGGGCCCCGTCTCTGCTTTCCTGGGCATCCCCTTTGCGGAGCCACCTGTGGGACCCCGTCGCTTTCTGCCACCGGAGCCCAAGCAGCCCTGGCCAGGGGTGCTGGACGCTACAACCTTCCAGAGTGTCTGCTACCAATATGTGGATACCCTGTACCCGGGTTTTGAGGGCACTGAGATGTGGAACCCCAACCGTGAGCTGAGCGAGGACTGCCTCTACCTCAACGTGTGGACGCCACACCCCCGGCCTACATCCCCTGCCCCTGTCCTCGTCTGGATCTATGGGGGTGGCTTCTACAGTGGGGCCTCCTCCCTGGACGTATACGATGGCCGCTTCTTGGTGCAGGCCGAGAGAACTGTGCTGGTGTCCATGAACTACCGGGTGGGAGCCTTTGGCTTCCTGGCCCTGCCGGGGAGCCGAGAGGCCCCGGGCAATGTGGGTCTGCTGGATCAGAGGCTGGCCCTGCAGTGGGTGCAGGAGAACGTGGCAGCCTTCGGGGGGGACCCAACATCAGTGACACTGTTTGGGGAGAGCGCGGGTGCCGCCTCGGTGGGCATGCACCTGCTGTCCCCACCTAGTCGGGGCCTGTTCCACAGGGCCGTGCTGCAGAGTGGTACCCCCAATGGGCCCTGGGCCACGGTGGGTGTGGGAGAGGCCCGCCGCAGGGCCACGCTGCTGGCCCACTATGTGGGCTGTCCACCTGGCGGCACAGGTGGGAATGACACAGAGCTAGTAGCCTGCCTTCGGGCACGACCAGCGCAGGACCTGGTGAAACACGAATGGCACGTGCTGCCTCAAGAAAGCGTCTTTCGATTCTCCTTCGTGCCTGTGGTGGATGGAGACTTCCTCAGTGACACCCCAGAGGCCCTCATCAACGTTGGCGACTTTCATGGCCTGCAG CCTCTCTCCATCCATGGTTCCAGGTCTGTAACTGTTCATCTCTCTGGCTCTTTGTCTGTCCATCTGTTTCTGTCTACCTGTCCGTCTACACCTGTCCCTCCATCCCATCCTCCTCTCCCTCACCCCCAGGTGCTGGTGGGTGTGGTGAAGGATGAGGGCTCGTATTTTCTGGTTTACGGGGCCCCAGGCTTCAGCAAAGACAACGAGTCTCTCATCAGCCGGGCCCAGTTCCTGGAAGGGGTGCGGGTCGGGGTCCCCCAGGTAAGTGACCTGGCGGCCGAGGCTGTGGTCCTGCATTACACAGACTGGCTGCATCCTGAGGACCCGGCGCGCCTGAGGGAGGCCCTGAGTGATGTAGTGGGCGACCACAATGTCGTGTGCCCCGTGGCCCAGCTGGCTGGGCGACTGGCCACCCAGGGTGCCCAGGTCTACGCCTACGTCTTTGAACACCGTGCCTCTACGCTCTCCTGGCCCTTGTGGATGGGGGTGCCCCACGGCTACGAGATCGAGTTCATCTTTGGGATCCCCCTGGACCCCTCTCGAAACTACACCGcagaggagaaaatctttgccAAGCGACTGATGCAATACTGGGCCAACTTCGCCCGCACAGG GGACCCCAATGAGCCCCGAGACCCCAAGGCCCCGCAGTGGCCCCTGTACACAGCGGGGGCGCAGCAGTATGTGAGCCTGGACCTACGGCCACTGGAGGTGCGGCAGGGGCTGCGCGCCCAGGCCTGTGCCTTCTGGAACCGCTTCCTCCCCAAATTGCTCAGCGCCACCG ACACCCTCGACGAAGCGGAGCGCCAGTGGAAGGCCGAGTTCCACCGCTGGAGCTCCTACATGGTGCACTGGAAGAACCAGTTCGACCACTACAGCAAGCAGGATCGCTGCTCAGATCTGTGA
- the ACHE gene encoding acetylcholinesterase isoform X3, with amino-acid sequence MRPPRCPLHMPSLASPLLLLLLWLLGGGMGAEGREDAELLVTVRGGRLRGIRLKAPGGPVSAFLGIPFAEPPVGPRRFLPPEPKQPWPGVLDATTFQSVCYQYVDTLYPGFEGTEMWNPNRELSEDCLYLNVWTPHPRPTSPAPVLVWIYGGGFYSGASSLDVYDGRFLVQAERTVLVSMNYRVGAFGFLALPGSREAPGNVGLLDQRLALQWVQENVAAFGGDPTSVTLFGESAGAASVGMHLLSPPSRGLFHRAVLQSGTPNGPWATVGVGEARRRATLLAHYVGCPPGGTGGNDTELVACLRARPAQDLVKHEWHVLPQESVFRFSFVPVVDGDFLSDTPEALINVGDFHGLQVLVGVVKDEGSYFLVYGAPGFSKDNESLISRAQFLEGVRVGVPQVSDLAAEAVVLHYTDWLHPEDPARLREALSDVVGDHNVVCPVAQLAGRLATQGAQVYAYVFEHRASTLSWPLWMGVPHGYEIEFIFGIPLDPSRNYTAEEKIFAKRLMQYWANFARTGDPNEPRDPKAPQWPLYTAGAQQYVSLDLRPLEVRQGLRAQACAFWNRFLPKLLSATASEAPSTCSGFTHGEAAPRPGLPLPLLLHHLILLFLSQLLRL; translated from the exons ATGAGGCCCCCGCGGTGTCCCCTGCACATGCCTTCCCTGGCTTCCccactccttctcctcctcctctggctcCTGGGAGGAGGGATGGGGGCTGAGGGCCGGGAGGATGCAGAGCTGCTGGTGACAGTACGTGGGGGCCGGCTGCGGGGCATTCGCCTGAAGGCCCCTGGGGGCCCCGTCTCTGCTTTCCTGGGCATCCCCTTTGCGGAGCCACCTGTGGGACCCCGTCGCTTTCTGCCACCGGAGCCCAAGCAGCCCTGGCCAGGGGTGCTGGACGCTACAACCTTCCAGAGTGTCTGCTACCAATATGTGGATACCCTGTACCCGGGTTTTGAGGGCACTGAGATGTGGAACCCCAACCGTGAGCTGAGCGAGGACTGCCTCTACCTCAACGTGTGGACGCCACACCCCCGGCCTACATCCCCTGCCCCTGTCCTCGTCTGGATCTATGGGGGTGGCTTCTACAGTGGGGCCTCCTCCCTGGACGTATACGATGGCCGCTTCTTGGTGCAGGCCGAGAGAACTGTGCTGGTGTCCATGAACTACCGGGTGGGAGCCTTTGGCTTCCTGGCCCTGCCGGGGAGCCGAGAGGCCCCGGGCAATGTGGGTCTGCTGGATCAGAGGCTGGCCCTGCAGTGGGTGCAGGAGAACGTGGCAGCCTTCGGGGGGGACCCAACATCAGTGACACTGTTTGGGGAGAGCGCGGGTGCCGCCTCGGTGGGCATGCACCTGCTGTCCCCACCTAGTCGGGGCCTGTTCCACAGGGCCGTGCTGCAGAGTGGTACCCCCAATGGGCCCTGGGCCACGGTGGGTGTGGGAGAGGCCCGCCGCAGGGCCACGCTGCTGGCCCACTATGTGGGCTGTCCACCTGGCGGCACAGGTGGGAATGACACAGAGCTAGTAGCCTGCCTTCGGGCACGACCAGCGCAGGACCTGGTGAAACACGAATGGCACGTGCTGCCTCAAGAAAGCGTCTTTCGATTCTCCTTCGTGCCTGTGGTGGATGGAGACTTCCTCAGTGACACCCCAGAGGCCCTCATCAACGTTGGCGACTTTCATGGCCTGCAG GTGCTGGTGGGTGTGGTGAAGGATGAGGGCTCGTATTTTCTGGTTTACGGGGCCCCAGGCTTCAGCAAAGACAACGAGTCTCTCATCAGCCGGGCCCAGTTCCTGGAAGGGGTGCGGGTCGGGGTCCCCCAGGTAAGTGACCTGGCGGCCGAGGCTGTGGTCCTGCATTACACAGACTGGCTGCATCCTGAGGACCCGGCGCGCCTGAGGGAGGCCCTGAGTGATGTAGTGGGCGACCACAATGTCGTGTGCCCCGTGGCCCAGCTGGCTGGGCGACTGGCCACCCAGGGTGCCCAGGTCTACGCCTACGTCTTTGAACACCGTGCCTCTACGCTCTCCTGGCCCTTGTGGATGGGGGTGCCCCACGGCTACGAGATCGAGTTCATCTTTGGGATCCCCCTGGACCCCTCTCGAAACTACACCGcagaggagaaaatctttgccAAGCGACTGATGCAATACTGGGCCAACTTCGCCCGCACAGG GGACCCCAATGAGCCCCGAGACCCCAAGGCCCCGCAGTGGCCCCTGTACACAGCGGGGGCGCAGCAGTATGTGAGCCTGGACCTACGGCCACTGGAGGTGCGGCAGGGGCTGCGCGCCCAGGCCTGTGCCTTCTGGAACCGCTTCCTCCCCAAATTGCTCAGCGCCACCG CCTCGGAGGCTCCCAGCACCTGCTCAGGCTTCACCCATGGGGAGGCTGCTCCGAGGCCCGGCCTCCCCctacccctcctcctccaccacctcatcctcctcttcctctcccagctTCTGCGGCTGTGA
- the ACHE gene encoding acetylcholinesterase isoform X1, translating to MRPPRCPLHMPSLASPLLLLLLWLLGGGMGAEGREDAELLVTVRGGRLRGIRLKAPGGPVSAFLGIPFAEPPVGPRRFLPPEPKQPWPGVLDATTFQSVCYQYVDTLYPGFEGTEMWNPNRELSEDCLYLNVWTPHPRPTSPAPVLVWIYGGGFYSGASSLDVYDGRFLVQAERTVLVSMNYRVGAFGFLALPGSREAPGNVGLLDQRLALQWVQENVAAFGGDPTSVTLFGESAGAASVGMHLLSPPSRGLFHRAVLQSGTPNGPWATVGVGEARRRATLLAHYVGCPPGGTGGNDTELVACLRARPAQDLVKHEWHVLPQESVFRFSFVPVVDGDFLSDTPEALINVGDFHGLQPLSIHGSRSVTVHLSGSLSVHLFLSTCPSTPVPPSHPPLPHPQVLVGVVKDEGSYFLVYGAPGFSKDNESLISRAQFLEGVRVGVPQVSDLAAEAVVLHYTDWLHPEDPARLREALSDVVGDHNVVCPVAQLAGRLATQGAQVYAYVFEHRASTLSWPLWMGVPHGYEIEFIFGIPLDPSRNYTAEEKIFAKRLMQYWANFARTGDPNEPRDPKAPQWPLYTAGAQQYVSLDLRPLEVRQGLRAQACAFWNRFLPKLLSATASEAPSTCSGFTHGEAAPRPGLPLPLLLHHLILLFLSQLLRL from the exons ATGAGGCCCCCGCGGTGTCCCCTGCACATGCCTTCCCTGGCTTCCccactccttctcctcctcctctggctcCTGGGAGGAGGGATGGGGGCTGAGGGCCGGGAGGATGCAGAGCTGCTGGTGACAGTACGTGGGGGCCGGCTGCGGGGCATTCGCCTGAAGGCCCCTGGGGGCCCCGTCTCTGCTTTCCTGGGCATCCCCTTTGCGGAGCCACCTGTGGGACCCCGTCGCTTTCTGCCACCGGAGCCCAAGCAGCCCTGGCCAGGGGTGCTGGACGCTACAACCTTCCAGAGTGTCTGCTACCAATATGTGGATACCCTGTACCCGGGTTTTGAGGGCACTGAGATGTGGAACCCCAACCGTGAGCTGAGCGAGGACTGCCTCTACCTCAACGTGTGGACGCCACACCCCCGGCCTACATCCCCTGCCCCTGTCCTCGTCTGGATCTATGGGGGTGGCTTCTACAGTGGGGCCTCCTCCCTGGACGTATACGATGGCCGCTTCTTGGTGCAGGCCGAGAGAACTGTGCTGGTGTCCATGAACTACCGGGTGGGAGCCTTTGGCTTCCTGGCCCTGCCGGGGAGCCGAGAGGCCCCGGGCAATGTGGGTCTGCTGGATCAGAGGCTGGCCCTGCAGTGGGTGCAGGAGAACGTGGCAGCCTTCGGGGGGGACCCAACATCAGTGACACTGTTTGGGGAGAGCGCGGGTGCCGCCTCGGTGGGCATGCACCTGCTGTCCCCACCTAGTCGGGGCCTGTTCCACAGGGCCGTGCTGCAGAGTGGTACCCCCAATGGGCCCTGGGCCACGGTGGGTGTGGGAGAGGCCCGCCGCAGGGCCACGCTGCTGGCCCACTATGTGGGCTGTCCACCTGGCGGCACAGGTGGGAATGACACAGAGCTAGTAGCCTGCCTTCGGGCACGACCAGCGCAGGACCTGGTGAAACACGAATGGCACGTGCTGCCTCAAGAAAGCGTCTTTCGATTCTCCTTCGTGCCTGTGGTGGATGGAGACTTCCTCAGTGACACCCCAGAGGCCCTCATCAACGTTGGCGACTTTCATGGCCTGCAG CCTCTCTCCATCCATGGTTCCAGGTCTGTAACTGTTCATCTCTCTGGCTCTTTGTCTGTCCATCTGTTTCTGTCTACCTGTCCGTCTACACCTGTCCCTCCATCCCATCCTCCTCTCCCTCACCCCCAGGTGCTGGTGGGTGTGGTGAAGGATGAGGGCTCGTATTTTCTGGTTTACGGGGCCCCAGGCTTCAGCAAAGACAACGAGTCTCTCATCAGCCGGGCCCAGTTCCTGGAAGGGGTGCGGGTCGGGGTCCCCCAGGTAAGTGACCTGGCGGCCGAGGCTGTGGTCCTGCATTACACAGACTGGCTGCATCCTGAGGACCCGGCGCGCCTGAGGGAGGCCCTGAGTGATGTAGTGGGCGACCACAATGTCGTGTGCCCCGTGGCCCAGCTGGCTGGGCGACTGGCCACCCAGGGTGCCCAGGTCTACGCCTACGTCTTTGAACACCGTGCCTCTACGCTCTCCTGGCCCTTGTGGATGGGGGTGCCCCACGGCTACGAGATCGAGTTCATCTTTGGGATCCCCCTGGACCCCTCTCGAAACTACACCGcagaggagaaaatctttgccAAGCGACTGATGCAATACTGGGCCAACTTCGCCCGCACAGG GGACCCCAATGAGCCCCGAGACCCCAAGGCCCCGCAGTGGCCCCTGTACACAGCGGGGGCGCAGCAGTATGTGAGCCTGGACCTACGGCCACTGGAGGTGCGGCAGGGGCTGCGCGCCCAGGCCTGTGCCTTCTGGAACCGCTTCCTCCCCAAATTGCTCAGCGCCACCG CCTCGGAGGCTCCCAGCACCTGCTCAGGCTTCACCCATGGGGAGGCTGCTCCGAGGCCCGGCCTCCCCctacccctcctcctccaccacctcatcctcctcttcctctcccagctTCTGCGGCTGTGA
- the UFSP1 gene encoding ufm1-specific protease 1, with protein MGDKPPGFRGSRDWIGCVEASLCLAHFGGTQGRLCHVPRGAGLHGELERLYSHFAGGGGPVMVGGDADARSKALLGVCIGSGTEAYVLVLDPHYWGAPKSPSELQAAGWVGWREMNEAFDPNSFYNLCLTSHSSEPQQHPLD; from the coding sequence ATGGGCGACAAGCCCCCCGGCTTCCGGGGTTCCCGGGACTGGATCGGCTGCGTGGAGGCCAGCCTGTGCCTCGCTCACTTCGGAGGGACCCAGGGGCGCCTCTGCCACGTGCCCCGGGGAGCGGGGCTGCACGGGGAGCTGGAGAGGCTTTACTCCCATTTCGCAGGGGGCGGGGGCCCAGTCATGGTTGGGGGCGACGCGGATGCCAGGTCTAAGGCCTTGCTGGGAGTCTGCATCGGGTCAGGCACGGAAGCCTATGTCCTGGTATTAGACCCTCACTACTGGGGCGCTCCAAAAAGCCCCAGTGAACTACAGGCTGCTGGGTGGGTGGGCTGGCGAGAGATGAATGAGGCCTTTGACCCCAACTCTTTCTACAACCTGTGCTTGACCAGCCATAGCTCAGAACCGCAACAGCACCCCCTGGACTGA